From the genome of Candidatus Kapaibacterium sp., one region includes:
- a CDS encoding cation diffusion facilitator family transporter → MAVLHATYRDEGWRLRGALLLTCGLVVIQAVGAWWSSSLALLSDTGHLLTDLLTQLAAYVGLSIASYSPRPGSRFTYGLHRVEVVVGIVSAAFLLVLCGWIAWEAFERLWTPYSVLPLPMVIAALVGLVGNAVVVAFLRHAHSLSTRAAYLHALSDMASSLAVVVAGAALWWTGAAWIDPVLSLVLVGFLLRHTLVLLWEALGIVLEASPRGVSVPQVEEALRQLPGVLDVHDLHVWGIASQEAVLSAHLVVDSSAATATVLEQAQKVLQERFGIHHSTLQLESSEFAQARQCANCCYAGR, encoded by the coding sequence GTGGCCGTGCTGCATGCGACATATCGTGACGAGGGTTGGCGCCTCCGAGGGGCGCTCCTCCTGACTTGTGGACTCGTCGTCATCCAGGCTGTAGGGGCATGGTGGTCGAGCAGCCTTGCTCTGCTGTCGGATACGGGGCATTTGTTGACCGATCTCTTGACGCAACTGGCTGCGTACGTAGGGCTGTCCATCGCCAGCTACTCACCGCGTCCTGGCTCTCGCTTCACTTATGGGCTGCACCGGGTAGAAGTGGTCGTGGGAATTGTCAGTGCGGCATTCCTCTTGGTGCTCTGTGGATGGATAGCATGGGAGGCATTCGAGCGCCTGTGGACCCCCTATTCTGTCCTCCCACTGCCGATGGTTATCGCTGCACTTGTGGGGTTGGTGGGGAATGCTGTGGTGGTTGCCTTCCTGCGGCACGCTCATAGCCTTAGCACCCGGGCAGCGTACCTCCATGCGCTCAGCGACATGGCATCGTCGTTAGCTGTTGTGGTTGCTGGCGCAGCTTTGTGGTGGACAGGTGCTGCATGGATTGATCCGGTACTCTCGCTCGTTCTAGTTGGCTTCTTACTTCGGCATACGCTTGTGCTGTTGTGGGAGGCGCTAGGGATTGTGCTGGAAGCGTCTCCACGCGGGGTATCAGTCCCTCAGGTAGAGGAGGCACTTCGCCAGCTACCGGGCGTGCTGGATGTCCATGATTTGCACGTGTGGGGAATTGCCTCGCAAGAGGCAGTGCTGAGTGCTCATTTGGTTGTGGACTCCTCGGCCGCTACAGCCACTGTGCTCGAGCAAGCACAGAAAGTGCTCCAAGAGCGCTTTGGAATTCACCACAGCACGTTGCAGCTTGAGTCATCCGAGTTTGCGCAGGCCCGGCAGTGTGCGAACTGCTGCTACGCTGGGCGGTGA